In a single window of the Canis lupus dingo isolate Sandy chromosome 18, ASM325472v2, whole genome shotgun sequence genome:
- the LOC112663729 gene encoding olfactory receptor 5A2 codes for MVAGKNNTIVTKFILLGFSDHPQMKLFLFMLFLGIYLLTLAWNLSLIVLIRMDCHLHTPMYFFLSNLSFLDICYVSSTTPKMLSDIITGQKTISFVGCATQYFVFCGMGLTECFLLAAMAYDRYAAICNPLLYTALISHTLCLKMVVGAYAGGFLSSLIETYSVYKHDFCGPNMIDHFFCDLPPVLVLSCSDTFTSQVVNFIVGVVVGMVSVLVILISYGYIVAAVLKTSSAKGRTKAFSTCASHLTSVTLFYGSGLFMYMRPSSSYSLNRDKVVSIFYALVIPMVNPIIYSFRNKEIKNAMKKAMQKDHVLSHGPLFF; via the coding sequence ATGGTTGCAGGAAAGAACAACACAATTGTGACGAAATTCATTCTCCTGGGATTTTCAGATCATCCTCAAATGAAGCTTTTCCTTTTCATGTTATTTCTGGGGATTTATCTCTTGACACTAGCCTGGAACCTGAGTCTCATTGTCCTCATCAGGATGGACTGCCACCTGCACacgcccatgtacttcttcctcagtAACCTATCCTTCCTAGATATCTGCTATGTGTCCTCCACAACTCCCAAGATGCTCTCTGACATCATCACAGGGCAGAAAACCATTTCCTTTGTTGGCTGTGCCACTCAGTACTTTGTGTTCTGTGGAATGGGGCTGACTGAATGCTTTCTTTTGGCAGCCATGGCATATGACCGCTATGCTGCAATCTGCAACCCATTGCTCTACACAGCCCTCATTTCCCACACCCTTTGTTTAAAGATGGTGGTTGGTGCCTATGCAGGTGGATTCCTCAGTTCTTTGATTGAAACATACTCTGTCTACAAGCATGATTTCTGTGGGCCCAACATGATTGACCACTTCTTCTGTGACCTTCCTCCCGTTCTGGTTCTATCATGCTCTGATACCTTTACCAGCCAGGTGGTGAACTTCATTGTGGGTGTTGTTGTTGGAATGGTGTCTGTCCTTGTGATCCTCATCTCTTATGGTTATATTGTTGCTGCTGTCCTAAAGACCAGCTCAGCTAAAGGTAGGACCAAAGCCTTCAGCACCTGTGCCTCTCACCTGACTTCTGTGACTCTTTTCTATGGTTCTGGTCTCTTTATGTACATGCGACCTAGTTCTAGCTACTCCCTAAACCGGGACAAGGTGGTGTCCATATTCTATGCTCTGGTGATCCCTATGGTGAATCCTATCATCTACAGTTTTAGGAATAAGGAGATTAAAAATGCCATGAAGAAAGCTATGCAGAAGGATCACGTGCTTTCTCACGGGCCTTTGTTTTTCTGA
- the LOC112663728 gene encoding olfactory receptor 5AN1, with the protein MTGGGNTTEITYFILLGFSDFPRILAVLFAVFLLIYILTLTWNLGLIILIRMDSHLHTPMYFFLSNLSFIDVCYVTSTAPKMLSNFFQEQQTITFVGCAVQYFVFSTMGLSESCLMTAMAYDRYTAICNPLLYSSVMSPTLCIQMVLGSYLAALSASISQLCAMFQLHFCGPNVINHFFCDMPQLLILSCTDTFFVQLLLAILAMIFGIINAFIIMISYGFIVISIMKITSAKGRSKAFNTCASHLTAVSLFYTSSIFVYLSSSSGGSSSFDRFASVFYTVVIPMLNPLIYSLRNKEIKDALKRLQKKRWYC; encoded by the coding sequence ATGACTGGAGGAGGCAATACTACAGAGATCACTTATTTCATCCTTTTGGGATTCTCTGATTTCCCCAGAATCCTAGCAGTGCTCTTTGCTGTATTCCTGCTGATTTACATTTTGACTCTGACTTGGAACCTGGGCCTCATCATCTTAATAAGGATGGACTCTCACCTCCACacgcccatgtacttcttcctcagtAATCTGTCCTTCATAGATGTCTGCTATGTGACCTCTACAGCTCCCAAGATGCTCTCCAACTTTTTCCAAGAGCAGCAAACCATCACCTTTGTGGGTTGTGCCGTTCAGTACTTTGTCTTTTCAACCATGGGACTGAGTGAGTCTTGTCTCATGACAGCCATGGCTTATGACCGATACACTGCCATTTGTAAtccacttctttattcatcagtcatGTCACCCACGCTCTGTATTCAGATGGTGCTGGGATCCTATCTGGCTGCACTCTCTGCTTCTATATCCCAGTTGTGTGCCATGTTTCAGCTTCATTTCTGTGGGCCGAATGTCATCAACCACTTCTTCTGTGACATGCCCCAACTATTAATCCTGTCCTGCACTGACACCTTCTTTGTACAACTGTTGCTTGCTATACTAGCAATGATCTTTGGGATAATAAATGCCTTTATTATTATGATATCTTATGGCTTTATTGTCATCTCCATCATGAAAATCACTTCAGCTAAAGGCAGATCCAAAGCTTTCAACACCTGTGCTTCTCATCTGACAGCAGTTTCTCTCTTCTATACCTCAAGTATCTTTGTCTATTTGAGTTCCAGCTCTGGTGGTTCCTCCAGCTTTGACAGATTTGCATCAGTATTCTACACTGTGGTTATTCCCATGTTGAATCCCTTGATTTACAGTCTGAGGAACAAGGAAATCAAAGATGCCTTGAAGAGGTTACAAAAGAAGAGATGGTATTGCTGA